In Cellulosilyticum sp. I15G10I2, the DNA window AAGCTTAAAAGTTCAAGCTTCTTTAGAACCGTTTTTTTTATGCCTATGATTTTATCTACTGTTGTTGTGGGTTTGTTGTGGTCTACTATTTTAAACTCACAAGTAGGTATTCTTAATGGGGTACTAAACAAAATAGGACTAGATCAAATCGCTATGGATTGGTTGGGAGATCCCAACATTGCTATTTATACCATATGTTTTGTTATTGTCTGGCAGTTTTTTGGGTTGTATATGATTATTTTTTTGGCTGCTTTGCAAAATATTCCTTCGGAAATTTTTGAAGCTGCCAATGTTGATGGAGCAAATGAGTGGTGTAAACTCGTTAATATTACAGTTCCTATGATTTGGGATTCTATTATGGCAGCAGTAGTGCTTTGTATTGCTGGGAGTATGCGTACTTTTGACTTGGTTTTTGTTATGACAAAAGGAGGGCCAGCTCATGCTACCGAGCTTATGGCAACTTATATGTATAATAAAACTTTCGAGGTTTATAAGTATGGCTATGGCAGCGCTGTCTCATTGGTTATTTTTATCATTAGTTTTAGCTTTATTATCATAAGCCGTAAGCTGATGAGTCAATCAGAAACCGTATAGGAGGAAAAAATGATAAGAAAATATAATTACATACAAAAAATAAACAGAGTACTATTATTCATTATCTTGTCTTTAGCTTCGATGACGACACTATATCCCCTAATATGGATGGCCTATACCTCTTTAAAAACAAATGCAGAGATTACGCTAAATACCTTTAGTCTGCCCAAAGCACTGCATTTTGAGAATTATATCAATGCTTGGAAAACTGCAAAAATGAATGTATATTTCTTTAATAGTATTTTTGTAGCGGTAATATCAATACTACTTACCATTGTCATTGGGGCACTTGCTGCTTTTATTCTTGCAAAATTTGAATTTAGGTTGAGAAAATATATTTATTCATTATTTATTGTGGGAATGCTTATACCCATGCAGTCTGTACTAGTTCCTTTGTTTATTCAGATGAGGACACTTCGGTTATTAGATAGTCCATTCTCTTTGATATTAGCTTATACGGCTTTTGGGCTGCCACTGACAATATTTATTCTAGAAAGTTTTATTCGTGCATTTCCTGACTCTATTATCGAAGCGGCCATTATGGATCACTGCAGCATGTCAAAACTATTTACTAATATTATACTGCCTATGTCGCGTCCGGCACTAGCTACAGTTATTATTTTGAATTTCTTAAACAATTGGAAAGAATTTTCTTTTGCACTTGTTTTTATATCCTCAGACAGCAAAAAAACGCTGCCTTTAGGATTATATAACTTTATTGGGGCATATTCCAGTAACTATGCAGAGCTTATGGCAGCTATGATGATTACTTCTATTCCTATTATTATTATTTATCTCATCTTACAAGAGCAAATTATTAATGGTATGACAGCAGGTGCTGTTAAAGGGTAAAAATAAAGGAGGTACGTTATGCATTATAAATTTCCGAAAACATTTATTTGGGGTACAGCAACAGCTGCCTATCAGATTGAAGGTAGTGCCTTTGAAGAGGGCAAAGGTCCATCAATCTGGGATACTTTTAGTCATATTCCAGGGAAGATTGATAGTGGTGACCATGGCGATGTAGGATGTGATCATTATCATAGATTTAAAGAAGATCTTAAAATCATGAAAACGATAGGGATTAAAAGTTATCGTTTTTCTATTGCGTGGGCAAGAGTATTGCCGCAGGGGAAAGGGGATATTAATCAAAAAGGGGTTGACTTCTATAATCGGTTAATTGATGGGCTTATAGAAAATGGTATTGAGCCTATTATAACTTTGTATCATTGGGATCTACCTCAAGCACTGCAGGATGCTTATGGCGGATGGGCAAATCTCCAAGTCGTAGATGATTTTGTGGAATACGCTTCACTCATGTTTAAACTATTTGGAGACAGGGTAAAAAAATGGATTACCCATAACGAACCATGGGTAGTTGCGTATGCCGGTCATTATGTTGGCAGACACGCTCCAGGTAAAAAAGATATAAGAACCGCAATACAAGTCACCCATCATTTAATACTATCTCATGCCAAAACGGTAGAGGCCTATAGACATATGGGGCAAGATGGGCAAATTGGTATTACCTTAAATTTATATCCTATTAAAGCAGCTTCATGCTCTCAAGAAGACCAACAGGCAGCACTTTTTGTAGATGGTTATCACAATCGTTGGTTTTTAGACCCAGTATTAAAAGGGGAATATCCTAAAGATATATGGGATTATTTTAAAGAAACTTTTGGTGCGCCTATAGTATCTGATGAAGATTTAGAAATTCTATCTAAAAACAGATGTGACTTTCTAGGTGTTAATTATTATTTTAGAAAAATTATAAAACAGGGTGGGGGAAAAGATCCTTTAAACTTTATAGAGGTGAAACCATCAGACTCAGAATATACAGCAATGAACTGGGAAATATATGCCGAAGGTTTATATGATCTTTTATTGGATCTTAGTAAAAATTATGATTACCCTCTTATTTATATAACTGAAAATGGTGCGGCATTTCAAGATGTGTTATCAGAAGAGCTAAGCGTAAATGATTCATATCGTATTAAGTTTTTAAAAGAGCATTTTAAGGAAGCTTATAAGGCTATACAACAAGGGGTGAGGCTGGAAGCCTATTATGTATGGTCCCTGATGGATAATTTTGAATGGGCATTTGGATATGGCAAGCGTTTTGGACTTATCTATATTGATTACGATTCTAAAGACAGGATATGGAAAGACAGCGCTTATTGGTATCAAAAAGTCATTGAAACTAACAGTATAGATACTGAGGCGGATTAACTTAGGGGGGAGAGAAATGAAAAAAACAAGCTTAACCAGTGGCTGGCAGCTAAAAGGATATGATAAAGACAATATTTCAGAGCTAAAGTTAAAAGATTTTGATATGGAAGACTCTATGTGGATCCCTGTGAAAGTTCCCGGAGATGTGCATTCTGCATTAATGCAGCAGGGGATTATTGAAGATCCTTTTTACTCAACCAATGCAGAAAAATGCAGGTGGGTTGAAGATAAGATATGGGTTTATAGAACTCGGTTTGCTTTTAACGAAGAAATTCAAAATGATGAAGTGATAGAGCTTGTTTTTCAAGGTCTAGATACGTTTGCTACAGTATACCTAAATGGACAGAAGCTTGGCATACATAGCAATATGTTTATTCCTTTTAAAGTAGATATTACACCTTTTATTCAGTATGGTATAAACGAGGTGCTTATTAGTTTTGACTCAGTAATAACTGTCACGGAGCGAAAAGATTACAGCAAAATGTGGTTTTCTTATAGCAGAAATCGTGTGTGGGCCAGAAAAGCACAAATGAATTTCAGATGGGATTGGGGGCCTAGATTATTAACGGCAGGAATCTGGAAAGAAGTAGAATTACAATGTCATAAGAAAGTAAGTATAGATTATAGCTATTTTACAACAACTCATTTAAGCTGTGACAGAGCAGAGGTGAGTTTAGATATTGGGTTAAAACAAGCCTCAAATAAGCGTTTGAAGGTTAAAATAGATATGATGGAAGAAGAAAAATCAGTCTACAGCCAAGAAATAAAGGTTGATGAAAACAACCCTATACATATGACCTTTGAGGTTAATCATCCTAAACTCTGGTGGACCCATGATTTAGGAGAACCTTTTTTATATGATCTTAGAATAGAATTATTCGAAGAAGATCGATTGATTGATACTAAAGTTCAAAAAGTAGGTATTCGCCAATTAGAAATTCAACAAAAAGATGAAGCTGGGAATTCACGCTTTATGTTTGTATTAAATGGTGTAGGTGTTTTTGTAAAGGGCGCTAATTGGGTACCCGCCCATAGTTTAATTGGA includes these proteins:
- a CDS encoding carbohydrate ABC transporter permease, encoding MIRKYNYIQKINRVLLFIILSLASMTTLYPLIWMAYTSLKTNAEITLNTFSLPKALHFENYINAWKTAKMNVYFFNSIFVAVISILLTIVIGALAAFILAKFEFRLRKYIYSLFIVGMLIPMQSVLVPLFIQMRTLRLLDSPFSLILAYTAFGLPLTIFILESFIRAFPDSIIEAAIMDHCSMSKLFTNIILPMSRPALATVIILNFLNNWKEFSFALVFISSDSKKTLPLGLYNFIGAYSSNYAELMAAMMITSIPIIIIYLILQEQIINGMTAGAVKG
- a CDS encoding GH1 family beta-glucosidase; protein product: MHYKFPKTFIWGTATAAYQIEGSAFEEGKGPSIWDTFSHIPGKIDSGDHGDVGCDHYHRFKEDLKIMKTIGIKSYRFSIAWARVLPQGKGDINQKGVDFYNRLIDGLIENGIEPIITLYHWDLPQALQDAYGGWANLQVVDDFVEYASLMFKLFGDRVKKWITHNEPWVVAYAGHYVGRHAPGKKDIRTAIQVTHHLILSHAKTVEAYRHMGQDGQIGITLNLYPIKAASCSQEDQQAALFVDGYHNRWFLDPVLKGEYPKDIWDYFKETFGAPIVSDEDLEILSKNRCDFLGVNYYFRKIIKQGGGKDPLNFIEVKPSDSEYTAMNWEIYAEGLYDLLLDLSKNYDYPLIYITENGAAFQDVLSEELSVNDSYRIKFLKEHFKEAYKAIQQGVRLEAYYVWSLMDNFEWAFGYGKRFGLIYIDYDSKDRIWKDSAYWYQKVIETNSIDTEAD
- a CDS encoding carbohydrate ABC transporter permease; amino-acid sequence: MDILFKNKKTIILGLLPALLIFIVFVILPIIRSFFYGFYSWNGLSDPQYIGLKNFKEILTDRIFWHSFKNNIIVVIASVFGQIPLGLIIAIILNKKLKSSSFFRTVFFMPMILSTVVVGLLWSTILNSQVGILNGVLNKIGLDQIAMDWLGDPNIAIYTICFVIVWQFFGLYMIIFLAALQNIPSEIFEAANVDGANEWCKLVNITVPMIWDSIMAAVVLCIAGSMRTFDLVFVMTKGGPAHATELMATYMYNKTFEVYKYGYGSAVSLVIFIISFSFIIISRKLMSQSETV